The following DNA comes from Acholeplasma equirhinis.
TTGTTCATAAATGATTTCTCTTTGTAGACGTAAGACATCATCATAACGTAGGACGTTCTTACGCACTTCTGAGTTGTAACCTTCTGAACGTTTTTGAGCACCAGTAATTAAGTTTGTAATAATTTTTGATGTAACAGGTTGACCTGTTGTTTGAGCTTTTTGTAATGTACCAATAATCGTTTTAAAACGATCACCACCACGGCGAATCATTAATTCATCTTCTGCAGATAAATAGAATCTAGTGAAACCTGGGTCGCCTTGACGACCTGAACGTCCTCTTAACTGATTGTCAATACGGCGTGCTTCATGTTTTTCAGAACCTAATACAGCAAGACCACCAAGTTCTTTAACCCCATCACCAAGTTTAATGTCAGTACCACGACCAGCCATATTGGTTGCAATCGTAACAGATCCTTTTAAACCTGCTTTTGCAATAATTTCAGCTTCTCTTTCATGGTTTTTAGCATTTAAGACTTCGTGTGTAATTCTTCTTTTTCTAAGTTGCATTGAAAGTAATTCAGAAGTTTCAACTGCAACCGTACCAATTAGAATTGGTTGACCAAGTTTATGGCGTGCTTCAACCTCATCCACTAACGCATTATATTTTTCTTCTGCTGTAACAAAGAAGAAATCTGGTGCATCTTGACGGATGACTGGTTTATTGGTTGGAATTTCAACAACTTGCATATTATAGATTTCAATAAATTCCGGTTCTTCAGTCTTAGCAGTACCTGTCATACCTGAAAGTTTTTTATACATTCTAAAGAAGTTTTGATAAGTAATTGTTGCGACTGTAACAGTTTCTTTCTTAACTTCAACACCTTCTTTAGCTTCAAGTGCTTGGTGTAGACCTTCTGAGAATTGTCTACCTCTTAAAATACGACCTGTAAATTGGTCAATAATTAAGACTTCACCATCAAGCACCATGTACTCTTTATCTCTTGACATTGTGAAGTTAGCTTTTAAAGCATTATTAATGTGGTGTAAGAGAGAAACATGTTTTAAATCGTACAAGTTATCAATACCAAATAGACTTTCAGCTTTTGAAATACCCACTGGAGTTAATTCAACTGTGTTTGCTTCAACATCATATTCATAATCTTCATCATTAAGTGATTTAACAAATCTATCTGATTGTTGATATAGGTTTTGAGATTGTTTTGCTGGACCAGAAATAATTAATGGTGTTCTTGCTTCATCAATTAAGATGGAGTCAACTTCATCGATAATTGCATATGGATAGCCGCGTTGTGCAACCATATCTTGATGATATAAAACCATGTGGTCTCTTAAATAGTCAAAACCTAATTCTGAGTTCGTAGAATACATAATATCGCAATCATAAGCTGCACGTTTTTGAGTTCTATCATAATCTCTTAAGTTTAAACCAACACTTAAACCTAAGAACTTAAATAAATCACCAATTTCACCTTCAGCTTCACGTTTTGCAAGGTATTCGTTGACTGTAACAATATGTACACCCAATCCGTTAAGTGCATTTAAATATGCTGGCATAACCGCAGTTAAAGTTTTACCTTCACCAGTTTTCATCTCAGCAATATTACCTTCATGAATTGCAATACCACCCATAACTTGGACAAAATACGGTGTCATTTTTAACACACGTGTAGCTGCTTCACGAACGGTAGCGAAAGCTTCAACTAAAATGTCGTCTAGCGTTTCACCGTTTTTTAATCTATTTCTAAAAAGTTCTGCTTGATTACGTAATGCCTCATCTGACATTGCTTTCATAGTATCTTCTAAAGCAAATACTTGAGTTGCAATCTTTTTATATCTCTTTAGTGCTTTTTTTGATGGATCAAATAATCCAAACATCGTCATCACATCCTCTTATCTTTTATATGATACCTTATTTAGCGATTTCTAGCAATATACTCTTTGAGTATAAGGACATTGTGTGATATTAAACTATCCCATGGAATCTCATCTAATTCAAACCATTTAACCTCTAAAACTTCGTTTAAATCGAGTTTGATTTCTCCAGTCCATTTAGATACGATAAAGATGTTATCGACTAAATATACAATATCTTCATTCGGGTATTTGATTTTAAATTCTTCCCCGCTAAATACTTTAAAAAATTGAAACACTGTTGGTGTCAAACCAATTTCTTCTTTGACTTCTCTTTTCATTGCATCTTCAATCTTTTCACCAAGTTCAAGTGCACCACCATGAATAGCCCAACAATTTAAATCCGTTCTTTTTTGAAGAAGGATTCTATTCTCTTTTATCATAATTGCAGCTGCACTCACCATGATTAAAGGTTGATGTCCAACATATTTTCTTAAATCTCTGATATAACTCATTTAAACCTCATCATTAAATTTAACGCGGTCTAAACCAAATCTATCGACAATTTCACTGATGATTACAATGTCTTTATCGTATAGCTTAACACCTTCATCATTTAATGGAATTGATAATTTTGGTTCTAATCTGTCTGTACTGTCGTTAATTGCTATATGCAGTTCATCACCACGCCACAACATTGAAAGTTCACCTTTAAATGAAGCTTCTAATTGTTGTAAGCGTTCAATCATCATCGGTGTGATGATATAGAATGCATGATGTTGGTCTGTTGATTGAACAGAGAACTTCTTATTAAATTCGATGGATTCAGTTTCAATTTTCTTAAATCCGCTTGGTGCAAAGTTAAATCCTAAAAATGATTTTTCAACAATTCTAATTTGATGTGCAAATCGTTTTGGGAATTTATAAATGAACCAACGACCTCTAAAATAAGTTTGATAAGTTACATGTGTATTACCTTTTGAATCACGTGTCACATGTCGCTCTTCTAATTTAAACTCAGAAACTCTAAACTTAATATTTTTATATGTTCCTGAAATATAATCTTCACCATTCCAACGATCAGGGCTTTTAACAAGTCCTGTTGATAAGATTTCTTGTAAATTAATTGCTTGATTTGGGAAATACATCACATCTTCGTAACGATTTTTTAATAGCGTAAGAATAACTTGTGATTTAAATTTCTCACGAAATGGTTTTGATGCTGCTTGTGATGAAACCTGAATAATAAATCCTACAATTAATAAAGCAATTCCAATAAAAAACATGATTGGAAGTGAACCACCTTGTAACTCAGTTAAAAATGAAATCACAAGTAAAACTGCACCAATTATATAAAAAGGTATCGCTAACTTTGTTGCCTTCTTTTGCTTAGCAATGATAGCTTGACGTTCTTGTTCAAGTGCTTCGAGTTCTTTGATCATGTGTTACCCTTCCTTTTACCAAAAAAAGCAGAAACTAAAAATAGATTTCTGCTTTCATGCTTAAAATTCTAACTTCAGAAATTAAAATCGACGTCTTGTCTCTTAGCTACTTCAGCTTCGAAGAAATCACGTTTAGTGAATTTTTTCCAACCTGCAACTAAGCTTGCTGGGAATGTTACTAAGTTTTGATTGTAAACAGAAACATTTGAGTTGTAAACTCTTCTTGCAGCTTGTAAGTTTTCTTCAACTTCCATCGTAGCGTTTTGTAAACTTAGGAAGTTTTGTGAAGCTTTTAAATCAGGATATTGTTCAACAACAACATTAAGTTGTGACATACCTTGAGTTAAAGCATTTGCGAATTCTTGTTTTTCTGCAATTGATGCATTTCTAGCAGGTTGACGCATTGAGATAACTTTTGCTAAAGTTTCTTGTTCATGCTTCATATAACCTTTAGTTGCTGAAACCATTTTAGTCAATAGATCAAAACGTTTAGTCAACGCAACATCAATTGAAGACTCAGCCTCATCAATTTTAACTTGTTGTTGTCTAAAACTGTTAAGCGTTGAAATGTACCAGCCAAAGAAGATTAAAGCGAGTACTAAAATAATACCTAAAACAATTAATAAAACATCCATTTTTTATATCTCCTTTATAAAAAAGTTTCTTTTGACTCACTTGTTATTTTATAACAAATCGCTAAAAATATCAATTAAATCTATTTGTTCCCAAGAAAATATTTCATCCTGTTTTCCAAAATGACCAAAATGAACAGTTTGCTTGAAAATCGGACGCTTTAATCCAAGTTTATTGATAATGGATTTTGGTGTCAATTTAAAGTTTTTTTGCAGTCTTTCTTGGATGAGAGAATCGCTTATTTTAGCAGTTCCAAAGGTGTTTACATAAAGTGCTACAGGTTCTGCAACGCCAATTGCATAAGCAAGTTGAATTTCACATGTTTTTGCGATACCTGATGCAACAACTTGTTTAGCTAAATAACGTGCCATATAGGATGCTGAACGGTCAACTTTAGATGCATCTTTACCTGAGAATGCACCACCACCATGACGTGAATATCCACCATATGTATCAACAATCAATTTACGTCCTGTTAAACCTGAATCACCAACTGGTCCACCAATCACAAATCTACCTGTTGGATTAATGTAATACTTTGTATCTGCTCTTAAAAGTTCTTGTGGTAGTACAGGTTTAATGACATGTTCCATGACATCTTTTTTAACTTCAGCTAATGATTTTTCATCATAATGTTGGGTCGATACAACAACTGCAGTAATTGATAATGGTTTATGATCATCGCTGTATTCAACAGATACTTGAGACTTACAGTCTGGTCCTAAACCTTTAACGATACCTTGTTCTCTAACATATGCTAGACGTTTTGTTAATTCATGCGCAAGATAAATCGGAAGTGGCATTAAACTTTCTGTATCATCTTTTGCATAACCAAACATAATACCTTGGTCCCCGGCACCTTGTTCTTTATCGTCTTTTTCATCAACACCCATTGCAATATCAGGGCTTTGTGTATTTAAGTTCACATGATAAGTTGCAGATTCTGCTTCGAAAACAAAACGCTTATCATTATATCCACAAAACTTAATCGCTTCTTTAGCAATTTCAATAATCTTATCTTTAGATAGGTCTGCTTTAGTTGTTACCTCACCAAAGATATAAACAGTCGTATTTGCAAGTGCAGTCTCAATTGCACATCTTGAATTTGGATCTGCTTCTAAACAGTAATCTAAAATACTATCTGCAATATAATCAGATACTTTATCTGGATGTCCTTTACCAACGCTTTCACTTGAAAAAATATAACTCATGCTTTCTACCTCTTTCTTGACCAAAAAAAATCGCTTCCAACAAGGAAGCGTCTTTATAGCCATTCCTTATTGTTGGGTCTCCCCCTCTTGGTTTAGCACCTAATTTAATAGGTTGCTGCAGGATCATTGGAACCAGTCGCCTAGCCTGCTCTTAATAAGATTCTATTTAGTTCGTAAGTATGATACTCTATTTGAAAATAAATGTAAACAGTTATGTTAAAGATTGTTATATAATTCGTTCATTTCTTCGTTATACTTCAAGAATGTTTCTTTTAAATTGTAATCGAAGTAACCAATAAGTTCTTTATTAAAGAACTGTAGTGACTGTTGATGTGAATAAGGTCTATGATAACTTGAAATACTACGCAATGAAATGTAACAGTCTGCAAGTAAGATGATTTGAGAAATAATCTCTGGTTGAATCTTCTTCATATCGTCCATAAAGGATTGATTGGCATCGCCTTCATGATGACGTCGCATCATTTCATTACATTTTTGTGCAAGTTGTAATCTCTTACCAATCTTTGATCCAAGATCAGTTTTCGTTTTAATTAAATCATACGTATGTTCATCATAAGTATCTGTATCCATCATTAAGTCTTTGATTTCATCAAATCTTAAATGAATTAAACTATACTTTTCTAAGTCTAATTTTGATTCTTCATCTAAATTATAATAATTTGCCAGTTTGCTTGAAACAGTCGCTACTTTTTTAGCATGTTGGGGATCTAATAAGGATTGTGCACTTTGGAAAACAACGTTAAATAAATTTCTAACGATATGAGTGAAATCCCCTTGGACTTCTCTACGTTTTGATAATTCTTTTTTACGTTCTTCTTGAATCGATTGACCAATCGAAACAATGATGTAGTTAACTGCATAAAAGAAACAGAAAATAATCGTTCTTAAAATTAATGCACCAAATTCCTTACTCATTTGGCTGCCTTCTGTAAAGAGTTCACTGGCAAACTCTTGCCAAGTTAACTCTAATGCAAAGAAATTGTATGTCACAGCAAGATGAATCAGTGTTGTAAATCCAAACAGTGACATAAATGAATTTGCAAGTAATCTCTTATCTTGATAAAGTGAGATTTCAACTAAAGCATAATAAATTAAGACATAGCTTGCAGTTTCAAAAAGTGAATTTTGACCTACCGCATAAATTCTAACATAGACAAGCATTGCTGATATGAAGATCCAAAAACTGGATACATACATTGCAATCTGTTGTTTGGTTAAGTCATTATGGTCTAAGTCAATCAATTTTGATTGTAGTTTACCAACTGCATAAGTAATTGGCAGTGATGCAATCGCAAATATCCAGTCAGTTGTTGGGTTAGCAACCGAAAAACCTAAAACAAAAAACACCACTGAATACAGTAAGTTAGATACAAAAACTATGTTTTTAATAACGACATTTCTTCGATAAAGTACTGCAACATCATTTGCAATATCAATGCCGTTTTCAAATCCAAAGTACTTTGAAAAAAGTCGTTTAATTAGACCCTTTAGTGTTTTCTTAGGTTTCCCTAAATCCATGATTACTTACTTACCCTTTTTTTCTTCTTCGATTTCGAAAATGTTTACTTTATGATAGTGAGGGTTTTCTAGAGCGGCATCTTCATTCATAACTTGTGCAACACGCGTTGATGCAGCAGCTGCAATAGAACCAACAATGTCATCCATTAAAGTATGTACAGTGCCTGGTTTTTTACCTTCACGATTTAATTTATCAACAATACCACGTTTGTTAACATCAATATCCCCGAAGTTTGTTTGACCAATTGCACCATAAAGTCTTGCAACATCTAAACCTAAAACTTCATCAAGACCAAATAGACCATAATCATAATATAAAATGTCTTGGATAGGACCTTTAAACATTTTTTCTTCAGCTAGACGGTCAACTTCAGATGCAAATTGAATGTGGTGGAAAACATCTCTAAAAGTTAAGATTTTTTCAACTGATTCAACGCATAGTTGAAGTGAAACTTCTGGGTAATACTTTCTTTGTTGTTCATACGCAATTTGTGCAATGTCACCAATTGTGACACCACCACGAGATTTTAATGCTTCAATGTTTAGTTTTAACATTTCTTCGCGATTATACGCTAACTTTTTATCATCCATTGATGATTCCTCCGTTTTCAAACAGTGTTTGTCCATTTAGGTAATCACGCACAGGCATGAGTTTTTTACCTGCTTGTTGAATTAAATCTAATTCAATTCCACCGTCAAGACAACCGATTACCAAGCGTTTTCCAATGATTCTAATCTCACCTGGATTTAAATCCATTATATCACTCTTATGTGATTTAAATACCTTAACTAACACATTTCGGTAAACAAAGTGTGCTCCAACATTTGGTGATAATCCACGTATTCTGTTATGATTCCAAAAAACTGTTTTATTAAAATCCAGTGCTTCATCTTCATATTTTAGTGTGAATGCGAAAGTGACTTCATCTTCATTTTGAGGAATAGCTGTATAATTTTTGGCTAAAACTTTATCGATATTTTCTTTTAAAAGATCACGGCCAATATATGATAATTTTTGACTTAATGTACCATAGTCATCACTATCTAATATCTCAATAGTTCGCTTTTCAATCATCGCACCACTATCCATCTTAAATGCCATTTCCATTAAAGTGATACCTGTTTCTTTATCGCCATTAAAGAGGGCGTATTGAATTGGTGCACCACCTCGATATTTTGGTAGTAAAGAACCATGAATATTCACAGCAGGAATTGTATCCAGCAAAGCTTTTGGAAGTATTTGACCGTAAGATGCAGTGACGATTAAACTTGGTTTTTTATCAATAACATATTGATAATCCAATCTTAATTTTTCAGGCTGAAAAACTTCAATACCATAAGATTCAGCAAGTTGTTTAACAGGTGATTTTTGTAGTTCTTTTTTTCTACCAACGACTCGATCTGGTTGTGTTACAACGAGTCCTACTGGATAATTTTCTTTGATTAACATTTCTAGAATTGGTACAGAAAATTCAGGTGTACCCATAAATACGATCATAATTACTCCTTAATACCAGGTAATGTTTTTATTTATATCAATGTTGAATTCCTTAGTTGATACAAGTAAAGACTTAACTGATTCTTCTATTTTTTGATACTTCATTAATAATAAGACACGATAATGATTTTCTAACTTTAAAGGGGTTGCATCTATAGGTCCTAAAACTTGAATGTTTTCAAGTGCCAATTTGTTTTTTAAAATGTGTGCATATTGATGAACTCTCAAATAACTTTCTGCTGAAATTCTTATTTGTAAAAGTTCATTAAATGGTGGTAGTTTGGATACTTTTCGATTGGATAGTTCTGCTTTATAGAAAATGTCTTCGCTACTTAATGCACTTAAGACAAAATGGTTACTATCATATGCTTGAATTACAAGATCATCTTTCGCGATATGTTTTGCATCATTTAAGATTTTA
Coding sequences within:
- the fmt gene encoding methionyl-tRNA formyltransferase, translating into MIVFMGTPEFSVPILEMLIKENYPVGLVVTQPDRVVGRKKELQKSPVKQLAESYGIEVFQPEKLRLDYQYVIDKKPSLIVTASYGQILPKALLDTIPAVNIHGSLLPKYRGGAPIQYALFNGDKETGITLMEMAFKMDSGAMIEKRTIEILDSDDYGTLSQKLSYIGRDLLKENIDKVLAKNYTAIPQNEDEVTFAFTLKYEDEALDFNKTVFWNHNRIRGLSPNVGAHFVYRNVLVKVFKSHKSDIMDLNPGEIRIIGKRLVIGCLDGGIELDLIQQAGKKLMPVRDYLNGQTLFENGGIING
- the metK gene encoding methionine adenosyltransferase, whose protein sequence is MSYIFSSESVGKGHPDKVSDYIADSILDYCLEADPNSRCAIETALANTTVYIFGEVTTKADLSKDKIIEIAKEAIKFCGYNDKRFVFEAESATYHVNLNTQSPDIAMGVDEKDDKEQGAGDQGIMFGYAKDDTESLMPLPIYLAHELTKRLAYVREQGIVKGLGPDCKSQVSVEYSDDHKPLSITAVVVSTQHYDEKSLAEVKKDVMEHVIKPVLPQELLRADTKYYINPTGRFVIGGPVGDSGLTGRKLIVDTYGGYSRHGGGAFSGKDASKVDRSASYMARYLAKQVVASGIAKTCEIQLAYAIGVAEPVALYVNTFGTAKISDSLIQERLQKNFKLTPKSIINKLGLKRPIFKQTVHFGHFGKQDEIFSWEQIDLIDIFSDLL
- the secA gene encoding preprotein translocase subunit SecA: MFGLFDPSKKALKRYKKIATQVFALEDTMKAMSDEALRNQAELFRNRLKNGETLDDILVEAFATVREAATRVLKMTPYFVQVMGGIAIHEGNIAEMKTGEGKTLTAVMPAYLNALNGLGVHIVTVNEYLAKREAEGEIGDLFKFLGLSVGLNLRDYDRTQKRAAYDCDIMYSTNSELGFDYLRDHMVLYHQDMVAQRGYPYAIIDEVDSILIDEARTPLIISGPAKQSQNLYQQSDRFVKSLNDEDYEYDVEANTVELTPVGISKAESLFGIDNLYDLKHVSLLHHINNALKANFTMSRDKEYMVLDGEVLIIDQFTGRILRGRQFSEGLHQALEAKEGVEVKKETVTVATITYQNFFRMYKKLSGMTGTAKTEEPEFIEIYNMQVVEIPTNKPVIRQDAPDFFFVTAEEKYNALVDEVEARHKLGQPILIGTVAVETSELLSMQLRKRRITHEVLNAKNHEREAEIIAKAGLKGSVTIATNMAGRGTDIKLGDGVKELGGLAVLGSEKHEARRIDNQLRGRSGRQGDPGFTRFYLSAEDELMIRRGGDRFKTIIGTLQKAQTTGQPVTSKIITNLITGAQKRSEGYNSEVRKNVLRYDDVLRLQREIIYEQRTSVLTETSVEDKVIKFIEDVVESELDPYIEQVGRGKYDIKDEQIKAHFENLLLPKETLDLAHLQTLDEVSIVSYLKEVAVKLLTDKKDKVPVEVYNEFLKVIMLRVIDTYWMRHIDMMQELRQGVRLQSYGQQNPLIIYQREGKRLFDEMLYNISRDVSRYACLGQIQLNVSREAVVKNTSTNQGSEAKKDKPKVIKVHRNQMPWNRR
- a CDS encoding NUDIX hydrolase, producing MSYIRDLRKYVGHQPLIMVSAAAIMIKENRILLQKRTDLNCWAIHGGALELGEKIEDAMKREVKEEIGLTPTVFQFFKVFSGEEFKIKYPNEDIVYLVDNIFIVSKWTGEIKLDLNEVLEVKWFELDEIPWDSLISHNVLILKEYIARNR
- a CDS encoding LemA family protein, which codes for MDVLLIVLGIILVLALIFFGWYISTLNSFRQQQVKIDEAESSIDVALTKRFDLLTKMVSATKGYMKHEQETLAKVISMRQPARNASIAEKQEFANALTQGMSQLNVVVEQYPDLKASQNFLSLQNATMEVEENLQAARRVYNSNVSVYNQNLVTFPASLVAGWKKFTKRDFFEAEVAKRQDVDFNF
- a CDS encoding phosphatidylglycerophosphatase A family protein, with the protein product MDDKKLAYNREEMLKLNIEALKSRGGVTIGDIAQIAYEQQRKYYPEVSLQLCVESVEKILTFRDVFHHIQFASEVDRLAEEKMFKGPIQDILYYDYGLFGLDEVLGLDVARLYGAIGQTNFGDIDVNKRGIVDKLNREGKKPGTVHTLMDDIVGSIAAAASTRVAQVMNEDAALENPHYHKVNIFEIEEEKKGK
- a CDS encoding DUF3137 domain-containing protein, which gives rise to MIKELEALEQERQAIIAKQKKATKLAIPFYIIGAVLLVISFLTELQGGSLPIMFFIGIALLIVGFIIQVSSQAASKPFREKFKSQVILTLLKNRYEDVMYFPNQAINLQEILSTGLVKSPDRWNGEDYISGTYKNIKFRVSEFKLEERHVTRDSKGNTHVTYQTYFRGRWFIYKFPKRFAHQIRIVEKSFLGFNFAPSGFKKIETESIEFNKKFSVQSTDQHHAFYIITPMMIERLQQLEASFKGELSMLWRGDELHIAINDSTDRLEPKLSIPLNDEGVKLYDKDIVIISEIVDRFGLDRVKFNDEV